The genomic stretch GGTTGCGGGTCTAAATTCCCAACCAATCGATTCTGATTTCTGACTCCTTCTTCAAATTAACAATCTAGGAGAAGATAATCAGCGCTACGGTTGCGCTGATTAATTTTTGGCTCTCAAATTATACTTTCTCGTTGACAGCTATAAATTGGGGGGGAGGACTGGGAAACTCAAAACCGTACTGTTGTTTCGTTCCCCCAGACAAACTAGCTGTAGTTGATTGAGTTTGAATTGCTTTAGTAGCTAATAATGAGTTGGAACGTTCGTAACCAGTTAGCTTATCAAACTGAACAATCATATGCTGGTACAGCGCGTAGACATCAGCCATTCGATTACCCATACCAGTAGAGATTTCATCAGGTATATAGATATCAGCGTGCCAAGATACTTTCATCCCTTCTTCTCGGAAGTAACTGTCTATCTCTGAACGAATATAATCGGCAGTTCCACCGCAAAAGACTAGTTCTTCAATATCCTCATCCATTTTTGAGCGCAACCACCTCACAATCGCACGCCAATACTCATCTCTAGCAAGCAATAAAGCCTTGGACATCAACTCGCCATCAAGTTGAATCTCCTCGCGTTTACGCTTGCGTGAGAGTTTTTGAAGCACTAGGCGATCGCCTCCAGTAGGACTTTGCCCATCGCAACTCGCCCCAGCTTCTACCAACACTTCGACAATATTAGGACTATCAGGGCTTAATCCCGATACCTTAGAAGTGAAATTGTTTACCAGCCAAGACATCCCAAAATTACTGGTTATTCCCGTACTTGGAACGCCACCTCGAACAGTAAAAATACTCGCGTTGCGATAACCAAGCATTACGTACATTGAAGTAGGCATATTCTCGCCTAGCACCTTTTTGCGGTAAAGAAATATTCCACTCCCTTCAGAAGCTACATCACAACGCAGCATTTTCACTCGCATTTTACCTGCTGGCGTATCAAACCCCCGAAACGCATTTTTCAAACGAACTTGTAATTGTTCGGAGTCTTGCACCTCCCCAGGCGGTAGCAGGATGCTCAAGTAAACTGCAACATCGTTACTTAGGCTCAGTTTTTCCTTCGCCAGCCAGATTGCACCACATATCTTGGGGACTGCTAGCTCGTATTTAAGTTCTTTGAGTTGCGATATACCCCCAAACCGATGGCGGGCGAGTTCTCCTAAAGCATAATACTCACCGCTTATTCCTACCCAAGCACGAGAAGAGGGGTTACCTTCTGGTTCAACACTTTCAATCGAAGCCCTAGAGACATCCGCTACTTCTGAGTCAAAAAGTAAGACCACAGGATTCCCTTCAGGATACTCCTGCGCGATCGCCTTGGTTTTACTTCCACCCATATCTATCGTGATGACTATCTTGTTTAAATCTGG from Scytonema hofmannii PCC 7110 encodes the following:
- a CDS encoding ParM/StbA family protein encodes the protein MSKTKEKPDLNKIVITIDMGGSKTKAIAQEYPEGNPVVLLFDSEVADVSRASIESVEPEGNPSSRAWVGISGEYYALGELARHRFGGISQLKELKYELAVPKICGAIWLAKEKLSLSNDVAVYLSILLPPGEVQDSEQLQVRLKNAFRGFDTPAGKMRVKMLRCDVASEGSGIFLYRKKVLGENMPTSMYVMLGYRNASIFTVRGGVPSTGITSNFGMSWLVNNFTSKVSGLSPDSPNIVEVLVEAGASCDGQSPTGGDRLVLQKLSRKRKREEIQLDGELMSKALLLARDEYWRAIVRWLRSKMDEDIEELVFCGGTADYIRSEIDSYFREEGMKVSWHADIYIPDEISTGMGNRMADVYALYQHMIVQFDKLTGYERSNSLLATKAIQTQSTTASLSGGTKQQYGFEFPSPPPQFIAVNEKV